A part of Solibacillus sp. FSL H8-0538 genomic DNA contains:
- a CDS encoding DctP family TRAP transporter solute-binding subunit yields the protein MKKWLLVSIISVFALVLTACGGNDDKASSASGGSEYTAEKPLVIKFSHVTSIESVKGKAAEQFAKLVSEKTEGKVKVEVYPSSQLYGDNDELDALMSGNVHMIAPSVTKMVKLDPRWQFVDMPFLFENQEHVHAFFNSDLAKDLMNSDQLAANDIKGLVFWENGFKHFSNNKHPLVTIEDYKGLKFRAQAGKVLEAQFHALNAGSATIAFGETYAALQQGTVDGQENTYNNFDTQKYQEVQKYFSNTAHGRLDYAIFVNKTFWEKIPADLLAQVEAALEESTTLAWELAGEENEKSFENIKNSGTVEVYEMSQEERDALKAALQPVYDEFGEVITAELIDGINALK from the coding sequence ATGAAAAAATGGCTATTAGTGTCAATTATAAGTGTATTCGCACTTGTTTTGACAGCATGTGGTGGCAACGATGACAAAGCGTCTTCAGCTTCTGGTGGTAGTGAGTACACGGCTGAGAAACCACTTGTAATTAAATTTTCTCACGTAACATCAATTGAATCAGTTAAGGGGAAAGCGGCTGAGCAATTTGCGAAGTTAGTTAGTGAGAAAACAGAAGGTAAAGTAAAAGTTGAAGTTTACCCTTCTTCTCAATTATACGGAGACAATGACGAGCTCGATGCGTTAATGTCTGGAAACGTTCATATGATCGCTCCATCTGTAACAAAAATGGTAAAGCTTGACCCACGTTGGCAATTCGTAGACATGCCTTTCTTATTTGAAAACCAAGAGCATGTACACGCATTCTTTAACTCAGATTTAGCAAAAGATTTAATGAACTCTGATCAATTAGCAGCAAATGATATTAAAGGTTTAGTATTCTGGGAAAACGGTTTCAAACACTTCTCTAATAATAAACATCCTTTAGTAACAATCGAAGACTATAAAGGTCTTAAATTCCGTGCACAAGCTGGTAAAGTACTAGAAGCACAATTCCATGCTTTAAACGCTGGATCTGCAACAATTGCATTTGGTGAAACATACGCTGCCCTTCAACAAGGTACAGTAGACGGACAAGAAAATACTTATAACAACTTTGATACACAAAAATATCAAGAAGTTCAAAAATACTTCTCTAATACTGCTCATGGTCGTCTTGACTATGCCATCTTCGTAAATAAAACTTTCTGGGAAAAAATCCCTGCTGATTTATTAGCACAAGTAGAAGCAGCATTAGAAGAATCAACTACTCTTGCGTGGGAGCTTGCTGGTGAAGAAAATGAAAAATCATTCGAAAACATCAAAAACTCTGGCACTGTAGAAGTTTATGAAATGTCTCAAGAAGAGCGCGATGCATTAAAAGCGGCATTACAACCAGTGTACGATGAGTTCGGCGAAGTAATCACAGCTGAATTAATCGATGGCATTAATGCACTTAAATAA
- a CDS encoding TRAP transporter small permease yields the protein MKMLKKAWAFIEEVAAGSFFTVGIALIFYGVVMRYVFNEPKAWVEEVARYTIIWGVFLGFSLALRHNQHIQVDILYDKLKPKMKRVLDIVATLISIAFCGIYTYYGYILVETRFNSGMVSLDVGIPMWIIYLILPISGVLFLLRFVERLVHILIGKDENYANPLN from the coding sequence ATGAAAATGTTAAAGAAGGCATGGGCATTCATTGAAGAAGTAGCTGCTGGCTCGTTTTTTACTGTTGGGATTGCCTTAATTTTCTACGGTGTTGTCATGCGTTACGTATTCAATGAACCAAAAGCATGGGTAGAGGAAGTCGCACGTTATACAATTATTTGGGGTGTTTTCTTAGGCTTCAGTTTAGCACTTCGTCATAACCAACATATACAAGTAGATATTTTATACGATAAATTAAAGCCAAAAATGAAACGTGTACTAGATATCGTAGCAACATTAATTAGTATTGCTTTTTGTGGCATTTATACATACTACGGTTACATTTTAGTAGAAACGCGTTTCAATTCTGGTATGGTATCTTTAGACGTTGGTATTCCGATGTGGATCATATATTTAATCTTACCAATTTCAGGTGTACTGTTCTTACTACGCTTCGTTGAGCGATTAGTACATATCCTAATCGGAAAGGATGAAAACTATGCTAATCCTCTTAATTAG
- a CDS encoding TRAP transporter large permease has translation MLILLISFFVLVFLRVPVAISLAMATIFVLFQADFNMDMMPQRMFTALDSFPMMAIPGFVLAGILMARGGISKYLIEALRSWVGHLPGGLAVVTILACAIFAAISGSSPATAAAIGSIMIPAMLAAGYEKRYSMGLVAAGGTLGILIPPSIPLIIYGITSEESIGELFMAGVIPGLALTGLLIVMAIIYAKRNGFKGDVPASMAERGKKSLKAIWGGFLPILILGSIYSGAVTPTESAVIAVVYGLIVSIFIYRELKWADVRPIIVESINITAMIFLIIGAASLFGLYLTNAQVPHLVGQWISDSDLNKWLFMFIINVLFFIMGMFLEAVSIILITLPILLPILAHFDINLIHFAIIMTINMELGMITPPVGLNLFVVSGIAKEKLGEVVKGVIPFIVIMILFLAVVVFIPQLSLWLPEIMKK, from the coding sequence ATGCTAATCCTCTTAATTAGTTTCTTTGTTTTAGTATTTTTACGTGTGCCTGTTGCAATCAGTTTAGCAATGGCGACAATCTTTGTATTATTCCAAGCAGACTTTAATATGGACATGATGCCTCAGCGTATGTTTACAGCGCTTGATTCATTCCCAATGATGGCCATTCCAGGGTTCGTACTTGCGGGGATTTTAATGGCTCGTGGTGGGATTTCTAAATATCTAATTGAAGCCCTGCGCTCTTGGGTAGGTCATTTACCTGGTGGATTAGCGGTAGTTACTATTTTAGCTTGTGCGATCTTTGCTGCCATTTCAGGTTCTTCTCCTGCAACGGCTGCTGCAATCGGTTCAATCATGATTCCAGCGATGCTTGCTGCTGGCTATGAAAAGCGTTATTCTATGGGTCTAGTAGCTGCTGGTGGTACATTAGGAATTTTAATTCCCCCAAGTATTCCGTTAATCATTTATGGGATTACTTCTGAGGAATCAATCGGGGAATTATTTATGGCCGGGGTTATTCCTGGCCTTGCTTTAACAGGACTTTTAATTGTTATGGCCATCATTTATGCGAAACGTAACGGCTTTAAAGGCGATGTACCTGCTTCAATGGCAGAGCGTGGTAAAAAATCACTAAAAGCAATTTGGGGCGGTTTCTTACCAATCTTAATTTTAGGTAGTATTTACTCTGGTGCAGTAACGCCAACTGAATCAGCTGTTATTGCGGTTGTTTATGGTTTAATCGTATCCATCTTTATTTATCGTGAACTAAAGTGGGCAGATGTGCGTCCGATTATCGTAGAATCGATTAATATTACAGCGATGATTTTCTTAATTATCGGAGCGGCTTCTTTATTCGGGCTCTATTTAACAAATGCACAAGTACCTCACCTAGTTGGACAATGGATTTCTGATAGTGATCTGAACAAATGGCTGTTCATGTTCATTATTAACGTACTCTTCTTCATCATGGGGATGTTCTTAGAGGCAGTATCAATCATTTTAATTACACTGCCAATCTTATTACCAATCCTTGCACACTTTGATATTAACTTAATTCACTTCGCAATCATTATGACAATCAATATGGAGCTTGGTATGATTACGCCTCCTGTTGGTCTGAACTTATTCGTAGTAAGTGGTATTGCTAAAGAAAAGCTTGGGGAAGTTGTAAAAGGGGTAATCCCATTTATCGTCATTATGATTCTTTTCTTAGCGGTTGTTGTGTTCATTCCACAGCTATCACTTTGGCTACCTGAAATCATGAAAAAGTAG
- a CDS encoding MFS transporter, protein MTKGYTIRDRQFWVIVLSLGLASMFIFAAMYSLQPLIPLFTSEFNISISSASLSMSLTTVSLIAGLIVLGFFSDRNGRVLFIKLSIFLSLILFLLIPYTDSFFIILILRFIQGFTLAGVPAAAIAYIGEEIDSQYSALATSLYISCNALGGMIGRIVTAYVSEQYSWQLAFILLCIFGTVILIIVLFALPKSRNFVRSERLLREDFKSFLFHLKNPKLLLLFGLGIILQVSFTGVWTYIPFYLINPPFSLTLDSISLLYFAYGIGILGAPIASWLSNHLGVAKVRAIAIFIMIAGILATLSTSLGVVIFGLCILCFGFFTSHSLAAATVSRTATHQKGSASSLYLVSYYLGVACGSTLLSSLWSTESWLVLASFTASLPLLYLIFLTYQFKKVN, encoded by the coding sequence ATGACAAAGGGATACACAATTAGGGATCGCCAATTTTGGGTTATTGTGCTGAGCTTAGGTCTTGCATCGATGTTTATATTTGCTGCAATGTATTCGCTTCAGCCCCTCATCCCCTTGTTTACAAGTGAATTCAATATTTCAATCTCTTCTGCAAGCTTGTCGATGTCACTAACCACCGTCTCGCTGATTGCAGGGTTAATTGTACTTGGATTTTTTTCTGATCGAAATGGACGTGTTTTATTTATTAAACTCTCCATTTTTCTTTCATTAATACTATTTTTACTCATTCCTTACACCGATTCATTTTTCATCATACTAATTTTACGATTCATACAAGGGTTTACATTAGCAGGGGTGCCTGCTGCGGCAATTGCTTACATTGGGGAAGAAATTGATAGTCAGTATAGCGCACTTGCGACTTCGCTCTATATTTCATGCAATGCTTTAGGCGGAATGATTGGGCGCATCGTTACTGCCTATGTGTCTGAACAGTATTCATGGCAGCTTGCGTTCATCTTGTTATGTATTTTTGGTACTGTTATTTTGATAATTGTATTATTCGCCTTACCAAAGTCACGAAATTTTGTGCGTAGCGAGCGCCTGCTACGTGAGGATTTTAAAAGTTTTTTATTTCATTTAAAAAATCCTAAACTACTCTTATTATTTGGACTCGGAATCATTTTACAAGTTTCATTCACAGGGGTGTGGACATATATTCCGTTCTATTTAATTAATCCTCCCTTTTCCCTGACGCTCGATTCGATTTCGCTCTTATATTTTGCATACGGGATTGGTATTCTTGGCGCCCCCATTGCAAGCTGGCTATCTAATCACCTAGGAGTCGCAAAGGTTAGAGCCATTGCAATCTTTATTATGATTGCGGGCATTTTAGCTACACTGAGCACGTCACTTGGGGTCGTCATTTTTGGCTTATGTATTTTATGCTTTGGCTTCTTTACGTCGCATTCCTTAGCTGCCGCTACAGTTAGTCGTACGGCAACACATCAAAAAGGAAGTGCCTCAAGCCTATACTTAGTTTCCTATTATCTCGGTGTTGCCTGTGGAAGCACGCTCTTAAGTTCGCTTTGGAGCACCGAAAGTTGGCTAGTGCTCGCTAGTTTTACCGCAAGCTTACCATTACTGTATTTGATTTTTTTAACTTATCAATTTAAAAAGGTGAATTGA
- a CDS encoding peptidylprolyl isomerase yields the protein MFPQLTTELNPGEVLVEMNTTMGSVKIKLFPEQAPKTVENFLGHAKSGYYDGIIFHRVITDFMIQGGDPTGTGMGGESIWGSSFEDEFHSDLFNLRGALSMANAGPGTNGSQFFIVQMKNISPDMIRQMEKAGYPEEVIKAYAENGGTPWLDHKHTVFGQVVEGMDIVDNIANVAKDMRDKPKEDVKIESITVFE from the coding sequence ATGTTTCCACAGTTAACGACAGAATTAAATCCTGGTGAAGTATTAGTTGAAATGAACACAACAATGGGTTCAGTTAAAATCAAGCTTTTCCCTGAGCAGGCTCCTAAAACAGTTGAGAACTTTTTAGGTCACGCAAAATCAGGTTATTATGATGGTATTATTTTCCACCGTGTAATTACTGATTTCATGATCCAAGGTGGCGACCCAACTGGTACAGGTATGGGCGGCGAATCAATTTGGGGTAGTTCTTTCGAAGATGAGTTCCATTCAGATTTATTTAACTTACGCGGCGCACTTTCAATGGCGAATGCAGGTCCAGGCACAAACGGTTCTCAGTTCTTTATCGTGCAAATGAAAAACATTTCACCTGACATGATCCGTCAAATGGAGAAAGCTGGATACCCAGAAGAAGTAATTAAAGCATATGCTGAAAATGGTGGTACTCCTTGGTTAGATCACAAACATACTGTATTTGGACAAGTTGTTGAAGGTATGGACATTGTTGACAATATTGCGAACGTTGCTAAAGATATGCGCGATAAACCTAAAGAAGATGTTAAAATTGAATCGATCACAGTTTTTGAATAA
- a CDS encoding MFS transporter, whose protein sequence is MQNKRHNFFIILVANFIVAASATMIMPFLSLYIDTLGDFSEIFVQKWAGLIFAATFITAFLMSPIWGRIADKHGFKPIMIINCFGIATSIFLMGYVQTVEQFFVLRLLMGVVTGFIPTSIAFISKHTPKEIAGKTLGTLQMGSVGGSLFGPVIGGALADAVGFQYTFICTAIAIAIAAIIIIIGIHEPKIIQKKKSAVYSRKNVIWAIFHHRLILNVMLVTSLIQIGNFSIQPLLSLYVSHLTTSQEVALLAGITFSAAGLGNIAFARFWGRLSDNIGYEKVLTYLLLSCVIFIIPQAFVTDLWQLIILRFIFGIVSGGLIPVTSALIRREAAIEVQGEIMGYNQSFRFFGNIIGPVLGGIVSGYGGIHSVFYTTGLLFLIAFIVVYFIRKLPKQYMDDVLREHV, encoded by the coding sequence TTGCAAAACAAACGACATAACTTTTTCATCATTTTGGTCGCAAATTTTATTGTTGCTGCATCCGCAACAATGATAATGCCTTTCTTATCATTATATATTGATACACTTGGCGATTTCTCAGAAATATTTGTACAAAAATGGGCAGGCTTAATTTTTGCCGCGACATTTATTACAGCCTTTCTTATGTCACCGATTTGGGGGCGCATAGCAGATAAGCATGGCTTTAAACCGATTATGATTATTAACTGCTTCGGTATTGCAACGAGTATTTTCTTAATGGGCTATGTGCAAACCGTGGAGCAGTTTTTCGTATTGCGCCTATTGATGGGGGTTGTTACAGGTTTTATTCCAACATCGATTGCCTTCATTAGTAAGCATACACCAAAGGAAATTGCTGGGAAGACACTTGGTACGTTACAAATGGGCAGCGTCGGGGGGTCTCTTTTTGGACCGGTTATTGGTGGTGCGTTAGCTGATGCAGTTGGTTTTCAATATACGTTTATTTGTACAGCTATTGCCATTGCCATTGCCGCCATTATTATTATAATCGGTATTCATGAACCTAAAATTATTCAAAAGAAAAAAAGCGCTGTCTATTCACGCAAGAATGTTATTTGGGCGATTTTCCATCATCGCCTTATTTTGAACGTCATGCTTGTGACCAGTTTAATTCAAATTGGGAACTTTAGCATTCAGCCGCTGCTGTCATTATATGTTTCACATTTAACGACGTCTCAGGAAGTCGCTTTGCTCGCAGGTATTACCTTTAGTGCAGCAGGTCTAGGTAATATTGCATTTGCGCGCTTTTGGGGCAGGCTTAGTGACAATATCGGCTACGAAAAGGTATTGACCTATTTACTGCTTAGCTGCGTGATTTTTATTATTCCGCAAGCATTCGTCACCGATTTATGGCAGCTAATCATTTTACGCTTCATTTTCGGCATTGTATCAGGCGGGTTAATTCCAGTTACGTCGGCCCTCATCCGACGTGAGGCAGCAATTGAAGTACAGGGGGAAATTATGGGCTACAACCAAAGCTTCCGATTCTTTGGTAATATTATCGGACCTGTACTCGGCGGTATTGTTAGCGGCTACGGTGGCATCCATTCTGTTTTCTATACAACGGGCTTGCTTTTTTTAATTGCTTTTATCGTTGTCTATTTCATTCGGAAATTACCGAAACAATATATGGATGATGTATTGAGGGAACACGTGTAA
- a CDS encoding transglycosylase domain-containing protein, producing the protein MKQIVGYLLIICCVPVLLYFGNELWNEVATVKKYEQKIEQSIVLPEVQAQLPVTLIDSAGEVFSEEYVEWAQPLPINKIPKLVKELFLLSEDEDFYSHIGFDVSAIGRAVVANSSEQSIQQGGSTITQQLVRMRYLSEEKTYERKLMELFYAYELEKKYEKETILEMYLNEIYFSNQVYGIAGAASYYFNKELTSLTLAQTAFIAAIPNNPSLYDPLNNFDNTKKRQERLIDKLAEHEVISLAEAETHKAEAITLSIKNKIQKYPTYSTYVLQEMKWLVAAQDGFDEQLANAQTEEEKKQLQSTLQDKINQLLQTGIIVYTALDAQKQEQDEEQINSLLTVNDLQASATVINNTTREIVSLYGGKNYEKFDLHRAFQTPRQPGSSFKPLAVYAPFFETTTNTANSTVSGGHYCVGNFCPQNYGGGVYGNVSISTAFKYSYNTSALRLYDTVGNDTAFSYLDRFTFRSLVEGDRTYAAALGGLTYGVTTLEMTDAYSSFIDGMYTPAHSIRKITDLAGNTLYSWPTEREEMWSPSTVKTMRSLLNDVVRSGTGAGLYSSSSYIGAKTGTTNDYKDFWLAGLTDDYTAAVWVGYDKPRSMQSLERARIHFSIFNAIMN; encoded by the coding sequence ATGAAACAAATCGTAGGCTACCTACTGATTATATGTTGTGTTCCGGTGTTGCTCTATTTTGGCAATGAACTTTGGAATGAAGTCGCAACAGTCAAGAAATATGAACAGAAAATTGAACAATCAATTGTACTTCCAGAGGTTCAAGCTCAGCTACCGGTTACACTCATTGACTCAGCGGGTGAAGTATTTAGTGAAGAGTATGTTGAATGGGCACAGCCACTGCCGATCAACAAAATACCGAAGCTTGTTAAGGAGTTATTTTTACTAAGTGAGGATGAAGATTTTTATTCGCATATCGGCTTTGATGTAAGTGCAATCGGGCGTGCAGTCGTAGCTAATTCCTCCGAGCAATCGATTCAGCAAGGTGGTAGTACAATTACTCAGCAGCTCGTGCGTATGCGTTACCTCTCTGAAGAGAAAACATACGAACGTAAGTTAATGGAGTTATTTTATGCCTATGAACTAGAAAAAAAATATGAGAAAGAAACGATTTTAGAAATGTACTTGAATGAAATCTATTTCAGCAATCAAGTGTATGGCATCGCTGGGGCTGCAAGTTATTATTTTAATAAAGAGCTTACTAGTTTAACATTGGCGCAAACTGCCTTTATTGCAGCCATTCCAAACAACCCGTCGTTATATGATCCACTTAATAACTTTGACAATACAAAAAAACGGCAGGAACGCTTAATTGATAAACTAGCTGAACATGAAGTCATTTCGCTTGCAGAGGCAGAGACACATAAAGCTGAAGCAATTACGCTGTCAATTAAAAATAAAATACAAAAATACCCGACCTATAGTACTTATGTGTTACAAGAAATGAAATGGTTAGTGGCAGCTCAGGACGGCTTTGACGAACAACTAGCAAATGCCCAAACAGAAGAGGAAAAAAAACAATTGCAGAGCACATTACAAGATAAAATCAATCAATTATTGCAAACTGGAATTATTGTTTACACAGCGTTAGATGCCCAAAAGCAAGAACAGGATGAGGAGCAGATTAATTCGCTTTTAACCGTAAATGATCTGCAAGCAAGTGCGACTGTTATTAATAATACAACCCGAGAAATTGTGAGCTTATACGGGGGGAAAAATTACGAGAAATTCGATTTACATCGCGCATTCCAAACACCACGGCAGCCTGGTTCTTCATTTAAGCCTTTAGCTGTTTACGCACCTTTTTTTGAAACGACGACAAATACAGCGAATTCGACTGTCAGCGGTGGCCATTACTGTGTTGGCAACTTCTGCCCGCAAAACTATGGTGGGGGCGTTTATGGTAACGTCTCGATTTCAACAGCGTTTAAATATAGCTACAATACAAGTGCGCTTCGTCTATACGACACAGTTGGCAACGACACGGCATTCAGCTATTTAGACCGCTTTACTTTCCGTTCGCTTGTAGAAGGTGATCGTACATATGCTGCTGCACTTGGAGGACTCACATACGGTGTCACTACACTAGAAATGACGGATGCCTATTCAAGTTTTATTGATGGCATGTATACACCAGCTCATAGCATTCGGAAAATAACAGATTTAGCTGGTAATACACTATATAGCTGGCCCACTGAGCGGGAGGAAATGTGGTCCCCTTCGACCGTGAAAACGATGCGTTCCTTATTAAATGATGTTGTTCGTAGCGGCACTGGGGCTGGATTATATAGCAGTTCTTCATATATTGGTGCGAAAACGGGAACAACGAATGATTATAAAGATTTCTGGTTAGCTGGATTAACCGATGACTATACCGCTGCCGTTTGGGTTGGTTATGATAAACCGCGCTCGATGCAATCGCTTGAAAGGGCACGTATTCACTTCTCCATCTTCAATGCGATTATGAATTAA
- a CDS encoding DUF5366 family protein, which yields MKNPYLYGYLPLFTIVLFSLTFGIFAVTESLELFRAIGVYGGMREFLSDIELRFVLLIVFALCFFMLFSALKLIGETIHELGMLFFSKDKAGETISVARGGYVIFFFGAFASVMGIQSIIVLVVILIATVFIYFIYIVYKMSHFMSFSGMIGLIFFEILMWSMLLTLVIYAIFKLYNGILASLPFAK from the coding sequence ATGAAAAATCCATATTTATATGGTTATTTACCACTTTTCACAATTGTATTATTTAGTTTAACATTCGGGATTTTTGCTGTAACGGAATCGCTCGAGTTGTTTCGGGCGATTGGTGTCTATGGTGGAATGCGCGAGTTTTTATCAGATATTGAACTACGCTTTGTCTTACTAATTGTCTTTGCGCTATGCTTTTTTATGTTATTTTCTGCACTAAAATTAATTGGAGAAACAATCCACGAACTAGGTATGTTGTTTTTTTCTAAAGACAAGGCAGGGGAGACGATTAGTGTAGCGCGCGGTGGCTATGTGATTTTCTTCTTTGGTGCTTTTGCGTCGGTGATGGGGATTCAGTCGATTATCGTGCTTGTAGTTATTCTTATAGCAACGGTATTTATCTATTTCATTTATATCGTGTATAAAATGAGTCATTTCATGTCTTTTAGTGGCATGATTGGATTAATATTCTTTGAAATTTTAATGTGGTCAATGTTGTTAACGCTAGTCATCTACGCGATCTTTAAATTGTATAACGGTATTTTAGCGAGTTTACCATTCGCTAAATAA
- a CDS encoding Na+/H+ antiporter subunit A codes for MIQVLTIFIPVIAAILIPLLFKTVRSIHTGWFVLIVPILLATYYATFVASIANGDTFIQQFDWIPSLNIAFVSYLDGLSLLFSLLITGIGALVVLYSIFYLDKTKEQLHNFYIYLLMFMTAMLGVVQSDNMMTLYLFWELTSISSFLLIGYWFNRDKSRFGALKSMMITVAGGLMMLGGFVLLAIMGGTYSIRELVQNAPLLVELDYFVFALVLVLLGAFTKSAQFPFYIWLPDAMEAPTPVSAYLHSATMVKAGIYLVARFTPIFAANEVWIWLVTGIGLLTLFWGSFFAVKQTDLKGILAFSTVSQLGLIMSMLGAGAIAYHVDGAENTVFKYAAFAAIFHLINHATFKGSLFMIAGIVDHETGTRDIRKLGGLMSVMPLSFTVALIGSFSMAGLPPFNGFLSKEMFLTAMLSIKEFELFEYGTYGIIFPIIAWIASVFTFVYSFYFVFKTFTGKLQAEQLPKKPHEAPIGMLISPIILAVFVITIFFIPNVIGDTFVKPAVAAIQPFLYNAPNEVDVHIAAWHGVKTELLMTIGIIVLGLVLFLTLAKWQKAYLVIPAKLSLNALYDFIMDSVLDRGMNRFSKLYMTGSIRQYLTYMLGSIAVIVIGTLFIKDAFKLTFDGGTPIQLYELTLLIVLIIGTLTTLLAKSRLTAIIGLGAVGYTVALFFVIFNAPDLALTQLVIETISVALFLLAFYHLPKLGKVEERVRFQLGRAAVSIAVGAMVTLLALSAHSQKMIPSIKTYYEETVYSLAGGGNIVNVILVDYRGFDTLFEITVLGIAGMGIYGMIKLRLSRKEKTNENE; via the coding sequence TTGATTCAAGTTTTAACTATTTTCATTCCGGTTATTGCGGCAATTTTAATTCCTTTATTATTTAAAACTGTACGTAGTATTCATACCGGTTGGTTTGTGTTAATTGTACCAATACTGTTGGCCACATATTATGCAACTTTTGTAGCAAGCATTGCAAATGGTGATACGTTTATTCAACAATTTGATTGGATACCATCACTGAATATCGCATTCGTTTCGTATCTAGATGGACTAAGCTTACTGTTCTCTCTTCTCATTACAGGAATCGGCGCACTCGTAGTTTTATATTCCATCTTTTATTTAGACAAAACGAAGGAACAGCTACATAATTTTTACATTTATTTACTGATGTTCATGACGGCAATGCTTGGCGTTGTGCAGTCAGATAATATGATGACCCTTTATTTATTTTGGGAGTTAACATCGATTTCGTCATTTTTGCTTATTGGTTATTGGTTTAATCGTGACAAATCTCGTTTTGGCGCGTTGAAGTCCATGATGATTACCGTTGCGGGCGGTTTAATGATGCTTGGAGGCTTCGTGTTACTAGCCATTATGGGTGGTACATATTCGATTCGTGAGCTTGTCCAAAATGCGCCACTACTAGTAGAACTAGATTATTTTGTATTTGCACTAGTATTAGTGTTACTCGGCGCATTTACAAAATCTGCACAGTTTCCTTTCTACATTTGGTTACCCGATGCTATGGAAGCACCTACACCTGTCAGTGCGTATTTGCACTCTGCCACAATGGTTAAAGCTGGTATTTATTTAGTTGCTCGCTTTACGCCGATTTTTGCGGCTAACGAAGTTTGGATCTGGCTCGTAACGGGCATTGGTTTACTGACTTTATTCTGGGGTTCTTTCTTTGCTGTAAAACAAACTGATTTGAAAGGTATATTAGCGTTTTCTACGGTTAGTCAACTCGGTTTGATTATGTCCATGCTTGGCGCTGGTGCTATCGCCTATCATGTAGACGGCGCGGAAAATACGGTATTTAAATATGCCGCTTTTGCAGCGATTTTCCATCTTATTAATCACGCTACTTTTAAAGGCAGTCTCTTTATGATTGCTGGAATTGTCGATCATGAAACAGGGACGCGTGATATTCGTAAGCTTGGCGGCTTAATGAGCGTTATGCCACTTAGCTTTACTGTCGCTCTAATTGGTAGCTTCTCTATGGCTGGTTTACCACCGTTTAATGGTTTCTTAAGTAAAGAGATGTTTTTAACTGCAATGCTGTCGATTAAAGAGTTCGAATTATTCGAATATGGTACTTATGGCATTATATTCCCTATAATCGCTTGGATCGCTAGCGTATTCACGTTTGTGTATAGCTTCTATTTCGTATTTAAAACATTTACAGGTAAGCTTCAGGCAGAGCAATTGCCGAAAAAACCACATGAGGCACCGATTGGCATGCTCATTTCACCGATCATACTTGCGGTATTTGTTATTACGATTTTCTTTATTCCAAACGTGATTGGTGATACATTCGTGAAACCAGCCGTTGCTGCGATTCAGCCATTTCTTTATAACGCACCAAACGAAGTTGATGTGCATATCGCAGCTTGGCATGGGGTAAAAACAGAGCTATTAATGACAATTGGTATTATAGTGCTTGGCTTGGTACTGTTCTTGACACTTGCAAAATGGCAAAAGGCGTACCTTGTTATTCCAGCAAAATTATCACTAAATGCACTTTATGATTTCATAATGGATTCTGTATTAGACCGCGGCATGAACCGCTTCTCGAAGCTTTATATGACGGGCTCTATTCGTCAATACTTAACGTATATGCTTGGCTCCATTGCAGTCATTGTAATCGGAACGCTATTTATTAAAGATGCGTTTAAGCTAACATTTGATGGCGGTACACCGATTCAACTGTACGAACTTACATTACTCATTGTTTTAATAATTGGTACATTAACCACATTACTAGCTAAATCACGCTTAACGGCGATTATTGGCTTAGGTGCAGTGGGCTATACTGTCGCATTGTTTTTCGTTATTTTCAACGCACCAGACTTAGCTCTAACACAACTCGTTATTGAAACGATTTCTGTCGCATTATTTTTACTCGCTTTCTATCATTTACCGAAGCTTGGCAAAGTAGAGGAACGTGTTCGCTTCCAACTTGGACGTGCAGCTGTATCAATTGCAGTCGGTGCGATGGTAACACTTCTTGCTTTGTCTGCACATTCACAAAAGATGATTCCGTCCATTAAGACGTACTACGAGGAAACGGTGTACTCTCTTGCAGGTGGCGGAAATATCGTAAACGTTATTTTAGTAGACTATCGTGGCTTCGATACATTATTCGAAATTACGGTACTTGGCATTGCTGGAATGGGCATTTACGGAATGATTAAGCTTCGTTTAAGTAGAAAGGAGAAAACAAATGAAAACGAATAA